A genomic stretch from Schistosoma haematobium chromosome 4, whole genome shotgun sequence includes:
- the DGCR14 gene encoding DiGeorge syndrome critical region protein 14 (EggNog:ENOG410V8BS~COG:K~BUSCO:EOG091G0C2M): MDQVSSKVIHDVSGQKKLISFSPIQGRITTQTVRDEEEYMEHLGKIIQRDFFPSLTANEEKGADDESSELKDRGALRTDSHNPEKSDPTAMSLDKYMANNTTEDDASFAELVEENEKKQRIKLAPFFPSLQCSAPAPLDDPKTLALPGVSNAVVGPRITITGNNAVHFNPDGVSQTREELLEFLSKERKIVTTNTRFKRPFPVNLEKKRTMKHLLAAKLGRVGLNGLEMNSPYGTPQASGYKFLDSSPSPMTMFPHTPLMTWGELDSTPFRLDDSETTPSVVSGGPAFRIPSPSQREQLAHQLADKASRQRVRDRLEAVKRMQSAASSPSRSLLSPAALRLLASSSSIINNEPNSRPSTGTARIGGQTCSPLPKVNTPRRVPSDLGVVRRPNSARSTPNCESVKPNTTHKKIPLERGDIQVDKPESSSSITDNLLNLKCQNL, encoded by the exons ATGGATCAAGTATCGTCTAAAGTGATACACGATGTTAGTGGTCAGAAGAAACTTATTAGCTTCAGTCCAATCCAGGGCCGAATCACAACTCAAACAGTCCGGGATGAAGAAGAATATATGGAG cACCTGGGAAAAATAATACAACGGGATTTTTTCCCTAGCCTTACCGCGAACGAAGAAAAGGGAGCTGATGATGAATCCAGTGAGCTTAAAGATAGAGGTGCCCTTCGCACCGATTCTCATAACCCTGAAAAGA GTGATCCAACTGCTATGTCTTTGGATAAATACATGGCTAATAATACCACGGAAGATGATGCATCCTTCGCCGAACTAGTTGAAGAAAACGAAAAAAAGCAGAGAATTAAACTGGCTCCTTTTTTCCCCTCTCTCCAGTGTTCTGCACCT GCACCTTTGGACGATCCAAAAACCTTGGCTCTCCCTGGTGTTTCAAATGCTGTTGTTGGACCTAGGATCACAATTACTGGGAACAATGCTGTTCATTTTAATCCTGATGGTGTATCTCAAACCAGGGAGGAATTGCTGGAATTTTTGTCAAAGGAACGCAAAATCGTAACAACTAATACTCGCTTCAAGAGACCTTTTCCAGTAAATCTGGAAAAAAAACGTACAATGAAACATTTACTTGCAGCAAAGCTG GGTCGTGTCGGTCTTAATGGTTTAGAAATGAACTCACCATACGGAACTCCTCAGGCTTCTGGGTATAAATTTCTTGATTCTTCCCCTTCACCAATGACAATGTTTCCTCACACACCTTTAATGACTTGGGGTGAATTGGATTCGACACCGTTCCGACTAGATGACAGCGAAACGACACCATCAGTTGTATCTGGTGGTCCAGCCTTTCGTATTCCATCTCCTTCTCAACGTGAACAGCTTGCCCACCAATTAGCAGATAAAGCAAGTCGTCAACGTGTGCGTGATCGTTTGGAAGCAGTTAAAAGAATGCAGTCAGCAGCATCAAG tCCATCACGGTCGCTACTCTCTCCTGCTGCTCTTCGTTTACTCGCTTCTAGCTCATCGATTATAAATAACGAACCAAACAGCCGACCTTCAACTGGCACTGCTCGTATTGGTGGGCAGACATGTTCTCCTCTTCCTAAAGTCAATACTCCTCGGCGTGTTCCATCTGATTTGGGTGTTGTTAGACGTCCGAATTCAGCACGTTCTACTCCTAATTGCGAATCGGTGAAACCGAACACTACTCATAAGAAAATTCCTCTAGAACGTGGTGATATCCAGGTTGATAAACCGGAATCTTCTTCATCAATTACAGATAACTTACTGAATTTAAAATGTCAAAATTTGTGA
- the KCTD1 gene encoding BTB/POZ domain-containing protein kctd1 (EggNog:ENOG410V4Y1~COG:S), with product MNTKRNFVNIMIPEQITSLSELSSHIPISTSILPSTTHATELMIDRTTELLKLIQTASNGQNILKLDWMNFQSSNELQEYTEHKNKVDEYANSNQGDFVNIQSELNVGLKDLINQLQPCQRIEMESHNRATDNSEIISTSESNKSVTMFHDSSEVSTWNPPKLYQLCNEIKQYQEYSDVDSRLSTDLILLLNTLNDSASSIVASVKLGPKNCINNDNNNQSNYEGYNMIKTNDFANIECFNKNDLLNITNSGRSQMQSTNKISNNNNELLFTESQGKLTSGLFKSNDNINSLGIQHEIQQQQPQSKLYDTSNKRPVLHWAKLGVPQPASPTRYSAPVHIDVGGTLYTSSLKALTKYPNSILGKMFNGTIPIVLDTMKQHYFIDRDGVLFRHVLNFLRTNKVNLDPNFTEFDQLVEEATFYGLDEMVNQLKRIKTELKRKETNNRKCAHEEEKNETDMPFPPKKQLKIDTAQKSEISNICSDSVVNTTIEISTLPECIANSSPSHQKDRFGHTLPSNKVTQSKCFFILTEIDKISPHQGRMIFSKCNNLRLSECFNDLNNYFANYLPNSYQITEYENHSEITWFMMSTYNQLKLWELLLNHNCELTIQYQIKKADRNCDICLFRSK from the exons ATGAATACGAAACGAAATTTTGTG AACATAATGATACCCGAACAGATCACATCATTATCTGAATTATCATCTCATATACCAATATCAACTTCAATTCTACCTAGTACAACACACGCTACTGAGTTGATGATTGATAGGACAACAGAACTTCTCAAACTTATACAGACAGCTTCCAATGGACAAAACATACTCAAGCTAGATTGGATGAACTTTCAAAGTTCAAATGAATTACAAGAGTATACAGAACATAAAAATAAAGTTGACGAATACGCTAATAGTAATCAAGGTGATTTCgttaatattcaaagtgaatTAAATGTTGGCCTGAAAGATCTCATCAATCAGTTACAACCATGTCAGCGAATAGAGATGGAAAGTCATAATCGTGCAACTGACAACTCAGAGATCATTAGTACGTCTGAATCTAACAAATCTGTTACCATGTTTCATGATAGTAGTGAGGTCAGTACATGGAATCCACCTAAATTATACCAATTATGCAATGAAATAAAACAGTATCAAGAGTATTCTGATGTTGACAGCAGATTATCAACTGATCTAATATTGCTTTTAAATACGTTGAATGATTCGGCTTCGTCAATTGTTGCATCAGTAAAATTAGGCCCTAAGAACTgcattaataatgataataacaatcaatctAATTATGAAGGATACAATATGATAAAAACTAACGACTTTGCAAACATtgaatgttttaataaaaatgatttattgaatataacAAATAGTGGACGTTCTCAAATGCAATCAACAAATAAAATctctaacaataacaatgaactTTTATTTACGGAATCACAAGGAAAACTCACAAGTGGTCTTTTCAAGTCTAATGATAACATCAATTCTTTGGGAATCCAgcatgaaattcaacaacagcaaCCACAATCTAAATTATATGATACTTCTAATAAAAGGCCAGTATTACACTGGGCTAAACTTGGTGTACCTCAACCTGCCAGTCCTACCAGATATTCAGCTCCAGTACATATAGATGTTGGTGGTACACTATATACATCTTCATTAAAAGCTTTAACAAA GTACCCAAACTCAATTTTAGGCAAAATGTTCAACGGCACAATACCAATTGTATTAGATACAATGAAACAACATTATTTTATAGATCGTGATGGGGTATTATTTAGACATGTGCTCAATTTCCTACGTACTAATAAAGTTAACTTAGATcctaattttacagaatttGATCAGTTAGTGGAAGAAGCAACCTTTTATGGGTTAGATGAAATGGTTAATCAACTCAAACGAATCAAGACTGAACTGAAGAGGAAAGAAACAAATAATAGGAAGTGTgctcatgaagaagaaaaaaacgagACAGATATGCCATTTCCTCCAAAAAAACAGTTGAAAATTGATACTGCACAAAAATCGGAGATTAGTAATATATGTTCTGATTCAGTCGTAAACACTACGATAGAAATCTCCACTCTTCCAGAATGTATAGCTAACAGTTCACCTTCACATCAAAAAGACCGATTTGGGCACACCTTGCCATCGAATAAAGTAACACAAagtaaatgtttttttatattaacAGAGATTGACAAAATTTCACCACATCAAGGAAGAATGATCTTTTCAAAATGCAACAATCTAAGATTATCAGAatgttttaatgatttaaataattatttcgcTAATTATCTACCTAATTCTTATCAAATAACAGAATATGAAAATCATTCTGAAATAACATGGTTTATGATGTCAACATACAATCAACTTAAACTATGggaattattattaaatcataaCTGTGAACTGACTATTcagtatcaaataaaaaaagCCGATAGAAATTGTGATATATGTTTATTTAGATCAAAATAG